The genomic window atttggaaactTATTATTCTTTCAATGATGtctttccaaaatcaaaatggtgAATTTGAAAAATCCTCTTGCCTTCAGAAGAAATGCTGAAGAGTAATAAGCCACCCTTGAATCAGTATCATCCAGGAGTTCCCTGCATAGATAAACATAGGTTAATGCCATGAAACATGTTGCACagataaatcataaatcatcTATGGTTTGGAAGCATGGAAAAGTCAATCAATTACCTAAAGAACTCCTCTCCGCCAACTTCTTGAAAAGCAACTGTATCGGCGGTGCATTTACCAATCAGAAGTAATAGCAGGGTGGCTCGAATATCAGAGGTTGCCCCTGGAATATTTCCTCTACCTTTGCTTCCAACGGCGACACCAAGTGCAATGTTGTCAGTTGCTGCACCTGCTAGTTGAATCAGTGGCCAATAAAACAAAGCTGCTGGCACACGCGCAACCAGCTGCATAGGAACAATGGCCTGTCCACGAAGAAGCATCGCTGCCATTGACGCTGTCTCACACGTTGAAACAGAGACGTTATTGTACCGAGGCTTGGTGTCACCTTCATCCACACTTTCTTTATAGCTGTTACGATGAGAAGTATCAAATTTGCTATTCCTATCCGCAGAATTGGGGACTGCATCCTCGTCAGTAGACAAAACTTTCAAGCACAATTGCGAGAAAAGAATGTCACACATCTGCTTGGAAACAACAGAGAAAGACACAAGTGAAATTTAACTTCATCTGGGTGAAAATTCCAATAAGAGGTATAGACAGAGTTATCTTCTACGCCAATTATTCGACATATAGAACAGCagttactatatatatcagCAAGCTTTAGAGTGGCTTTTGGTAGGATATTTGACAAACAGAAAGGTTCTAAGGAATGTACCTTTAAGATGTTAATCCGGTcagtttcatttatttgtgCCATCAAAGACAAAGCACTGCTCATTATGTCTATAACAGCATTTGCTTTCTCTAGTCGTTTGTCTTTATGGTCCTGAGTAGCAACTCCACCAGTTGATCGTTGGGTCTCATTCTCGTCTAGTAAGAACTTGGAGCGCATAAGTAGCCTCTCCAGAATAAATAGGAAACCCCATCTGATAACACTGTTCCTTGACTTCAAGAGTCCACATAGGAGATGTATGGAAATAGGTACATCAGAAGTAACCAGAGAGTCTGAGGTACCACAATGGGCAATCTTTTGTTGCAGATCTTTTATGCTCAGCCATATACTTCCACCGCTCTCTTCACTAATTTCTGCAATCAGAAGATCCCCCAACCAGATATACCCATTTTGACGGTATGTGGTCCTTTctgaatgaagaagagagtgcAAAGTAGCCCAAGCTAGATTCACGGACATGCTTATATCGTTTCTTAAATCTAAAATGCTTTCCATGAACTTGGAAGATTTGGTAATCTGTTTGAGATGCAGGAACTCTTTGTCCAGGTGAGTAAACGAACCTATTATTGTGTCAAACTTTTCTGTTATATTTGCCAAAAGCTGCAAGaaggaaaaattaaagagttGGAAAAGAGCTTTGACTGACAAgcaatttaagtttttttttccagataTCCTCAGAAGATCATTTGCAACATATTCTACAAGTTTAAACCTACCTGGTTAAGTCGTTCGCTGTTGCTGAACCCAGACAATGCTGCAGCAATTGATCTTCGCAGGATTTCTCCTATGCCTTCAACACCAAGCTTAACAGAAATGTAGAAAGCTTCAGGTGCATCAGCAAGAGCAAGCCGAACAGCCAAAGGTTGAATCTCATCATCAGTGTACTCAGAAAGACCAGCAGATGAGCATGCCTCATTAATTTGATGCAGCACATAGTCAAATAAAACCGAGTAGagatttcttctttcctctctAGTGGTTGCCAAAGAGTACTGTACCAATAAAATGAATCCCTTAATATGCTAGAAAACCATTGGGGATCGAAGTGTCTATTTGGATAATGTTTAGAAAGATCATTCAGTCTaataaactatattttcttaGTACCTCAAAGAAAATGTATTCTACACCACCAATCAGATCGACCTGGTCGATAAGAAAATTTGAGGCACTTGAAATTGCTTTGTTAGAGCCTTCTGGTTCTGGAGATTGATAAAACATATTCGTCATGATACAAATAAGCTTGGAATGAACAACTTCTGACCAAGAATTCCTTTTGCTAGTTCCCAGAAGAGCTTTTATAACCTGATTCAAGGAAAGTAACTGGCTCATCAGCAAGTACAACTTGGCTGAGAAATGGTAACATGCAGCTGGAAACAGAAATCATAGTTACGAAGGtctaaaaacaaagagaaaggaCAGATCCAAATGAAAATAGGAGGAGAATTAAAGAAGGAATAATCCACATAGCAGAGGGCAAAGATTATATTCAGCCTCGTAATACTAACGTACCCTTATGTCAAGACCATTTAGCTGGTTTCTCCGTATTTTGCCTCTATCACAGATAAAATAGAGCAAGCAGCTGAGGGCAGAGGCCCAAACACATTCTTCCTTTTCCTCAACCTACGTAAACAATTTTGAAGGTATAAAATCCCAAACAAGTCTAGTGTAGACGTCAAgcaaagaagcaagaagagagTAAAACACCTGAACTAGGAGAAGAAGTATTtcaaataagatttttaatatCCAAGACTCAAAGTTCTCAATAGCCGAAGAAGTGCTTGACATCTTAGGCAAGTCTTTTGTTCTTGTCCCTTGTAGCAGAAGCCTATTTTCATTGTCGATATATGTTTCTTGGGCATAATCTTCTTCAATGGTAGTCGCATTATCACTTATCATTGGCTCTAACAATTGTGCATGAACTCCTAAATTAAGAATTAAATCAAATACACGAATCCTACAAGGTGCTTTTGTGGAGCATAGCATTTCCTGAAATACATTTGCATGCATGGCTAGAAAAGTTAGTAGCAGTATAAATATCATGAAAATATATCTGAGTGTCGAAAGTCACACCTCGAGCATGGATAAAGTAAGAGGAGCAGCAATTCTAGCGTCC from Arabidopsis thaliana chromosome 3, partial sequence includes these protein-coding regions:
- a CDS encoding uncharacterized protein (unknown protein; INVOLVED IN: biological_process unknown; LOCATED IN: chloroplast; Has 50 Blast hits to 41 proteins in 15 species: Archae - 0; Bacteria - 0; Metazoa - 2; Fungi - 0; Plants - 43; Viruses - 0; Other Eukaryotes - 5 (source: NCBI BLink).); the encoded protein is MSSTYSPGQSPGSSRLLQLGAAGSASRLRSSSSKKPPEPLRRAVADCLSSSPPPVNSHHGAIPSMAPSEALRNLRDYLSASATTDLAYNMLLEHTIAERDRSPAVVTRCVALLKRYILRYKPGEETLLQVDKFCVNLIAECDASLKQKSLPVLSAPAGASPLPVSSFASAALVKSLHYVRSLVALHIPRRSFQPAAFAGATLASRQLLPSLSSLLSKSFNSQLSPANAAESPQKKDAANLSVSNLSNIQEINAMEDTEYISSDLLNWRWVGELQLSSASSESERPVNLQDMNNCNLLEVGAAGLLVGDMEAKMKGQHWKYFGTAEMPYLEQLLQPASVTMITNSASARSHLRAITASKRTRAGPQQIWDDSTVNTFRPRARPLFQYRHYSEQQPLRLNPAEVGEVIAAVCSEASSTPSNQMTVSPQLTSKTGKPSMDVAVSVLIKLVIDMYVLDARIAAPLTLSMLEEMLCSTKAPCRIRVFDLILNLGVHAQLLEPMISDNATTIEEDYAQETYIDNENRLLLQGTRTKDLPKMSSTSSAIENFESWILKILFEILLLLVQVEEKEECVWASALSCLLYFICDRGKIRRNQLNGLDIRVIKALLGTSKRNSWSEVVHSKLICIMTNMFYQSPEPEGSNKAISSASNFLIDQVDLIGGVEYIFFEYSLATTREERRNLYSVLFDYVLHQINEACSSAGLSEYTDDEIQPLAVRLALADAPEAFYISVKLGVEGIGEILRRSIAAALSGFSNSERLNQLLANITEKFDTIIGSFTHLDKEFLHLKQITKSSKFMESILDLRNDISMSVNLAWATLHSLLHSERTTYRQNGYIWLGDLLIAEISEESGGSIWLSIKDLQQKIAHCGTSDSLVTSDVPISIHLLCGLLKSRNSVIRWGFLFILERLLMRSKFLLDENETQRSTGGVATQDHKDKRLEKANAVIDIMSSALSLMAQINETDRINILKMCDILFSQLCLKVLSTDEDAVPNSADRNSKFDTSHRNSYKESVDEGDTKPRYNNVSVSTCETASMAAMLLRGQAIVPMQLVARVPAALFYWPLIQLAGAATDNIALGVAVGSKGRGNIPGATSDIRATLLLLLIGKCTADTVAFQEVGGEEFFRELLDDTDSRVAYYSSAFLLKRMMTEEPEKYQNMLQKLVFKAQQSNNEKLLENPYLQMCGILQLSNEL